The genome window CCGGCTTGGCCCCCTGAGATGTCCCGCCCCCGGGCCTCTGACGCTGGCCTGGGTTGGCAGAGGCTGTTGTGGGGGAGGCACTGGATCCTGAATGCTTGCTTATGGATATGGTGTTAATAAGGCTGGTGTTGGTGGTGCTGTTGTTGATGGGGGTCTTCTGGCCACCTGGAGGAGTGTAGCTGCCTTGCCCCGGCTTGGTTACTCCTCCTTGGGCACCTGAGAACGGCGGGCGGAACCCTGCTGCGCTTTTGGGAGTGTACTGGTGTATGGGGGGGGTTGCCTGAGACCTGGGGCTttgagagatggagggggagacTGAGGTGGTAGTGGTCACAGCAGGGCTGGGGGTGCGGGGAGTGAGTTTGACGATGGGCGGGATGCTGCTGTGGGTGGACTTGGTGAGAGTGGCGTGCATAGGGGTGATGAAGTTGGACTGAGGCCGGGGCTGGGACTGAACTCCGGGGAGCgtctgagagagggagggggacgATTTACTCTGCGGGGTCTGGGGGAGGCGAGGCGACTGGAAGGTTTTGGGGGTCATGTGTGATTGGGATGGGAGGGCGTGTGGCCGAGACTGAGGCGATGTGATGATGAGAGTGTCACCACTGTTggctttattattattgctgccTTTGAGGAGGCCAGAGGGGGGAGTGGAGACCCCCATCTTCGATCCTGGGGCCACAAGCGGGGACGCAGTGGGTGGCGGACGTGGTTTAGGTGGCGATGCCGAGGCAGGCGAGTTGGCTTTAGCCACACCCACACCCAAAGTTCTCTGAGTGTTCAACACCGAGTGTCTGTGCGCCTGCACCGTGCCCTTAATCACCCCCATCCCATCCACCCTCACCGAGGGCAGAGGGGAGGACGCGATGGAGGAAGGCcgagacagagaggtggaggaagacgAAGAGGTAGAGATGTAGTGAGGTGCATTGGAGCTGGGAGTGCTGACAGAgttctttttctgctgctgcaggattggTGAGGCGTGGTGAGTAGAGGGGTTGGTGGCGGTCTTGGGTCCATCCGGGGACGGGGGGCTGTCCCCGTGGGCCAGGCCCTTGGCTGCGTTGCCGAGGATGGCCAGGGCCTGGGAGATGGAGTCCAGGGAGGGAGCCGTCAGATCCTCGTCGAGGGAATCGAGACATATGGGCTCAGACGGTGACTGAGGTGGTCGCTTGGCAACCTGGGCTGCAGGGGAGGGAGTGGCACCCACTGAGGGGGCGGACCTCTGCACCCACACAGCCTCCTAGAAGtacaaattacacaaaaacaacatttacacGAACTGCACCATGACTTCACTACACATTTCCTGGTCATATTAAAGCAGTGGCAGGCATCACTGGGCAAGAACTCCATGATAACCTTTCAGCATATTGTAATTCAAGCGGTCTGAGAGAAAACTGGACTGCTGCGTCTCCTCCTGGCTCCGCtttcaggctttagaaaatCTAGCCCGTGACGGGACActctggccaatcacaggtcatttcagCGAGAGAGCATTCCAATTGGCTGTTCAACAAATGCAAATGCGCGTGCACGTCCCTTAAGATGGTGAAAGTCTAGTCTCACGGGGCCAGAACAACCTCCACACTTCATTTCAGCGCTGTGCCAGCCTGACTTATTGGTGGAAAAACCAGCAGGAAATCCTGCATCTTGCGACATATATTGCCTACATGGCATGAAGCACGAAACATGTGCGAACACATCCCAGCTCCGCACGGAGCTTTGGGCTCATTCTGTTCGATGCCATGGCGCTCAAATCGACGGGTGGTGCAGTCGTTGCCTACTGCAGATTTACAGAACAGATCCACATTGTCTCAAGTCTATCTAATAACACTACTCACATGTGCatatgtacatttaaaaacGCTTTATAAGGACCAATTGTATCGCTCTAAGGCTGCGTTCACACCTACACGCACAAAGTAATGTGCAGTCATGTAACAAGTTACAGCCAAAAAATTAACTCCAACCTTTGGCTTGGCCTTGGGAGTAGGGACcatcttcttctttgctctggattgacaaaaaacaacacaagtgtGTGAGAACAAGTTTGACGAGTCGGAGTTGTTCTGAAGAAAAATGGCTGATAAGTGACATGACTCACGTGTAGCCTGTGAGGTGACCGTGAGCCATGATGCTCTCTTTGAACAGCATCCTGTAAACAGAAATAACCCATGTTGGACATATCAATACGAGAGAGGGAATACTCAGCTAGCCAGCAAACAGAAGGTGGGCCATTGCTGGAGACCTATAATATAGCAGGTAGCTGCAGTGAAGAGACACACACCTGGCCTGCATCCAGCCCTTAGGCCACAGAGGTTTAACTTCAGTCTCCATGAAGGCTTTGAGGTAGTCTTCTAGAGACAGCGAGTTCTTGCCCTCCAGCTCATAGCAGCTCAGCTTCACCCGCACCAGAGTACACAGCAACGACCTGGAACGCACGCACAGATCTACAGTAAGTACTCCATCGATGCACGTCATGTACATTTCCAGCCACCTCAACTGTCAACTGACCTGAGTTTGTCGTCCCAGAGAAACTTTTTCCGTGGGCCCATCACCCTCTTCCCTGGcttctcctcatcatcatcctctgacccgttcttctctccctcctcagacTGCTGCCTGTGAACACAGAAATAAACCTCATAAAGATATATGTGTAGATGCATTGATTCTGACCATTCGGACACAAAATCATAGCCAcggctgcttcttcttcttcgcccTTACTTTGCCACTTTAGCGATGCAGTCCATGTTGTATCGAGCGATCTGCTCCGGCATCACGCTGCACACCgccagcttcagcttcagcagggGCGTTCGAAGGCGGTCATCCTGGGCGACGGGGATGAGCACAGTCAGAAATCACACACGCATATGCTGGCCGGCACACTCGTGTGCTAAATATAGAACAAGATAACAGGCGCAGCCGGCAAACgcagcagtaacaaaaacaatgacttcGCTTTTCACGCAGCTACATTTAGACTGTGCTATTTATGTTCTGTGAAATACTGCGTAATATTCAACATCCAAGCTTCATTTGCTGATCAATTTAATAGAACAAACcgaaaatgtatttattttttggttgaACAGTTCACATTACCGATTGTTAAGCACATCACATATCCTCCAGTCTTCCTGCACTGTGGTCTGACTCTATCCTGTCTAAGAATAATATGACTCCCACGCACCTGAATGTTGAGGCTGAGCTTCTTAAGGCGTTTGAGCAGAGCTTCTTTATTGCAGGGCACAAAGGCCTCCAGGTGAGAGTAGACGGCTGAACGCACCTCTGCAGGCTGCTCCTGAACCTGCAACTcaatactgaaacacacatacacacaagcagatGTCAGAGATTTCCATggttttacatttgttttcatagcagactgcaaaaatgaaaatctaAACTCACTCCAGCAGGATGTTGTTCATGTCCAAAGTGAAGAATTTCTTCCTGCCCTCTTCATCGAACAGACGGGACGCCTGCGCCAGGAGACAAGCATTAGACAGACTGAAGTCACGTCTTTGTTCGTCCTGTCACAGACTTGACAAACAGCGCTATTAAAAATGGCTGTTTAACCTCTTTGTGCCAAATACTGTCAGGGTGGTTTTGTGCAGCTGTCACATCAGAACAAGAACATGACTTGTGTCATGAATAATCCCAGTCAGGTTTAATTCACACTAAAGTTTCCACAATTAGTTACTGAGATAATTAGCCAGTCAAAGGAAAATTAAGCTGCCATTCTTTTGATAACCAATTCATCCTTTTAGTCATTTTCATGAGTTATTTTCTGCTTGTCCTAATTAACAGCATAATAAATTGACTgaaatctttgggtttttgatcGTTGGTCAGATTGAGatttgggctctgggaaattatactgcatatttttcattgttttatgacCTATTTCTAAACAAAACCATGAATCGTTCTGCAGCTGAATCAATAACGGCAATAATTCTTATTTGCAGCCCTGATCTAAAACATGTGATCCAGGGGAAGTTCATACCGCTCTCAGGTCTTCAATGCGCTTTGTGAGTGGGGCTGGGAGTCCACCGGGCAGAGGGGGAGGGGTCATCACACTACCCTGCGTCACTCTGCTACCACCCGCTTTATGTGCCATCCCAAACGCGCCGTTCTCTCCCTGCACTGGACTGGAGGGCTGAGGAGAGTCCAGCATCCCAAAGTCCAGGTCACCCATCATGTCCTGCAGTATGTCGTTATTGGCTGAGCCCAGCAGCGACATCACGGCCGGGTCGGCGGTCAGGTCGGCCATGTTGCAGTCGTTGCCGCCAGCAGCCTTGGAGTGGGTGTTGAGGAGCGCGCTGTTGGCGTTGGGCACTTTGGTGTGGGGCCGTGGCAGACCGGCTGCAGCCAGGTTCTTCTTGCGCATCTCTTCCTTCTCCCTGGTGAAGCGACGTAACATGTTGGCCAGGTGGAGAGAGTCCTTCatcagcttcttcctctttttcttttctggccGATGAACATTCAGAGCTGAAACTCTGCCACAACACGAGACACAGTAAGAAGAAAGACAATCAACTGActtgcacagagaaaatgtacTGAGTTCAGGAATGAATCTGTGGTGATTAACTCATTgggaggaggaagctgctgatTGGGAACTTCCTATAAGAGAACTTACACATTTAAGTGCTTGATCACACAGAATTTAGAATAGAGGAAATATTCTATGCATGAAAAATATTGGCGAAACAACAAGCCAGGcataaaacactgaagaaaaactaAATCTCACCCGGTCTTCGGTACTTTATTCTTTCTGGGTTTCTTGTCCTCCAGAATTCCACCTTCTTGCTTTTTCCTGCGTTTCTTTATCACCCGCTCCTCACCATCTTTCATCTTCTGCACACAGGAGGAAAACATTAGGTTCATTAATATAGTACAACGACAGTCGGCTTCAGTGCAGTAATAAAACGAGAcatatttgactttttaatgtgCACAATCTGCCTGTATGCACCCTTCAGAACATGCTCATACAAGAACCTACCTTGAAGTGATTATCCTCCGTGCCAGCATTTTCTCCCTCAGAGTCAGACGCTGCTCTGAACTGCAGAGTGCCTGTGTTGATGTAGAAGCCTCCATGTTTTGTGGTGAGAGAGGCTGGTACCAGCTCGTCATACTGAGGCCAGGAGAGAAGTATAATTACTGTTAGTTTTCTACCACTGCACTGCCCCGAACTTTCACCAGTGcttagaaaaacaacaaaaattacACTGCCCTTGTCCCAAATATATTCCGCATCATTCTTAACTGTATGCACTGTATTGTAATCTTTGTGGTGCactgtttttgcactttgtatacaagaaaataaagtttttaagCAGTAGGTCTAACAGAAAAGACGTCTGCCATCAAACTATTACTTGAGAAGCCCGGTGTTACAATTAAACTTAACCAAGAGCAACAAACGTTTTCTCATGGATTTATTTACTTTCTAAAATCTTTCTAAAGCAGCTTCACCACTGAGaacaattcattttattttttttgtacattgcATTGTCGGATAATGCCATCCATGATAACCACACTCAAACAAAtcagtaaataaacaaataactCATGCTTAAATTACAACTTAGTGTCGTATACTTGAGTGTACTTACTTTTGTTACTCTCGTGACATACTCAAACTAACAAATATTATGTAGTTATTGAAGTTGGGACACAGTATGTGAGTTTGTGTCAAAGAGAAATATGATAAGATGACAACATGCatgtggacaaaaacacacttgatCCCAGTTTCAGTTTCAACCCAAGACAGAAAACTTCAGAACACCACAAAAAGTAGAACTGAAACACTAAAAGGATTGTGTAGACACACACTTTGgaattttagttttttttcattttcactattCAGATATATAAGTGGCAACCTATGAGAAAAGCTGAAAGTAATGTGTGTGCTTTGGCAAAAAAGGGAACTCACAGCCTCTGAATTGTCTATGAAAGGGTCAGTCTCATCATAGCCATAGCCAATGTCAATGAGATCCTGCATCctgtcctttttcttcttctttgggcCGCCACCCTGCAAACAGAGGCAAAACACAGGGACcacaaacatttagaaaacataCATTAGACATCCATACAGTTACAGGTGTGataatattatatttatacatCTTCAAAGTACAACACTCACATATTTGTTCTCAAATTTCCTGGCCAGCTCCTCTACCTCCCGCCTCTCCCTGTCATCATCGGCAAAGGGGTCGTTGGGGTCCAGGGGAGGAGTGAGTCCTTTAGGGACTGCTGATCCTGCAAGCTTTACctgagaaaaacaaggaaattgACAAAGGAATGAAACGACAGCGAGAGGCTTTTCATGGTTTTCTTAACTGAATACCTATTCTCACCGATGTGTATGAACATCATCAGTCTTCGCACATGATGATCTGTTTCACGAGAAGTACTACTAAGCCCATGGAAAGCAGCTGTATAAGTTCTTGTGTGTAATTATGAGATTCCAGCTTGTAAACAGAGTTCAACATCAAATTTGTAATTACAACTGGGAAACTTGACTTTTCTGAGAGCTCTGATACATCTGGTTTAGCATTTCATATTATAGAAGCGCCTGAAAATCATGCCAACAGGGACACCTCCCATCAGCCAAAGTAAATCTAATGGATATAGTGTAGTACTGCCAGTGTACAGTATTTGTAACCCTCACTGGATCACGTGTGTACTCACGCAGCTGTCTTAAGCAGTGATGTGGGTGCTTGCAAGTCGTAAACATGGGATTTTTTTCACATCTCTGCCATCCATCCCACATGATATGAACACAGTGTTAGCCGGAAACGGAGGGTCTAACAGAGGCGGAGCATCCAGGGACTAAAATTCAAGACATCTCCGCATCTGCCTTACCAATTTCCTGTTTCTCGCAAGTCACCAAACTTTATGGAAATGCAATACCAAAATGGCTTCATTACCCTTTTCACATGCAACTTCTCATCCTAAACACTGGCTAACTTCCTGTCTTGGTTTATCTATCCAGACTTTGGCCCAGGGtcataataaataaacactgagCATAGGAATAGTAGTTATCCCCTGGACCACTGTGCCATATAAGCCCAACATGTGCACAATGAACACTTTAAAGTAAATAACAACATCTCTACGTGTGACAGCGCAGCACTCCTGGAGTGATGCAGGTTAGGCCCCTCCTGTGCTCACCATGGTGCCTGCTGCGCGGCTCCACTCTCTCCTTACCTGAGAAAGAGTTGAGTTGACCAGCTCGCCGTAGTTGAACTCCGCCGACGCTCGTTCATTTGGCTCGGTCAGCGGCAGGTTGAGGCGGACGGTAGGCTTCACCTCCTCGGTCTCGGCATCGCCTCCTTTCGTGTTACCAAACAGACCTCCGCCACCTCCTGACCCGACCGCCGCGGCACTTCCACCTCCATCTTTCCCAAAAGTGATGTCGATGGCCTCATCTTCGCGGCGGCGCTTCTTGCTGGACTCCGGGGTCGGCGGCGAGGTGTTGAAGGACGAGATGGTAACGAACGGCACTTTCCGCGGCTCTGCCATTTGACGCTCCGTCCGACGACCGGGCACGCAAAACCGGGGAGCGTCGCACTCCTCTGAGCCGCCGCTGGCAGGAAAGCTAAACCTGGAGATGGTCGACAAGTACAGCTAGCTCGTTGCTCTGCTAGCTAGCTTCCTCAGAATGAGTGCTGCAGGCAACACAATGACTTTTATCTCTTCTCAGCCCGTATTAATCCATATAGTAGTATCCGTGGCACCGACCCCGTCACCTACGAGGGACTTAAACAGTGGGAAATCGCAGTTTTGAGTGCTTCCATTAAATTGGTTGTTAGCTACCGCAAGGAGGACTCTGTAGTAGCCATCTtgatcattattatcattattcagTGGCTGGGCGTGCGTATGAAAAGAAAGCGGAAGCCGGGGAGGAAAGGGAACAGCGTTTGTCCAATGGCAGAGCTGAAACACGCCCACCTGACAGACTAGCGCGAACGTGCAGGAGATGATTGTTCTGAACAGGCGGGATGTCCGGACCCTGAATGCCCCTCTACTGTTTACTAAAAGCAGGAGTTGCACTGTATGCCGGATGATTAGCCTGTCCTGGTTGCTCGTAAAATCCGGAAAACAAACATTCCCTCATCCCTCCTAAAGCTACAGAGATGATACAGCCGCAGAGGCTACACATCAAGTTTTTGATCACACTTAAATATCTGAATGAATAGCTTTAATATCTGAATGGATAGCTTTAATATCTGAATGAATAGCTTTTACAATAGAAATAGCAAATTTGGATTGATTTTTCAGAACAGGGATTTGCATCTCTCGTCTATTTTTCAGTCTCTCAAAGACTTTCTTAGAAGTActatgacctggatgaatgggAATCTCCACAGA of Chelmon rostratus isolate fCheRos1 chromosome 17, fCheRos1.pri, whole genome shotgun sequence contains these proteins:
- the ubn2b gene encoding ubinuclein-2b isoform X2 → MAEPRKVPFVTISSFNTSPPTPESSKKRRREDEAIDITFGKDGGGSAAAVGSGGGGGLFGNTKGGDAETEEVKPTVRLNLPLTEPNERASAEFNYGELVNSTLSQVKLAGSAVPKGLTPPLDPNDPFADDDRERREVEELARKFENKYGGGPKKKKKDRMQDLIDIGYGYDETDPFIDNSEAYDELVPASLTTKHGGFYINTGTLQFRAASDSEGENAGTEDNHFKKMKDGEERVIKKRRKKQEGGILEDKKPRKNKVPKTGVSALNVHRPEKKKRKKLMKDSLHLANMLRRFTREKEEMRKKNLAAAGLPRPHTKVPNANSALLNTHSKAAGGNDCNMADLTADPAVMSLLGSANNDILQDMMGDLDFGMLDSPQPSSPVQGENGAFGMAHKAGGSRVTQGSVMTPPPLPGGLPAPLTKRIEDLRAASRLFDEEGRKKFFTLDMNNILLDIELQVQEQPAEVRSAVYSHLEAFVPCNKEALLKRLKKLSLNIQDDRLRTPLLKLKLAVCSVMPEQIARYNMDCIAKVAKQQSEEGEKNGSEDDDEEKPGKRVMGPRKKFLWDDKLRSLLCTLVRVKLSCYELEGKNSLSLEDYLKAFMETEVKPLWPKGWMQARMLFKESIMAHGHLTGYTAKKKMVPTPKAKPKEAVWVQRSAPSVGATPSPAAQVAKRPPQSPSEPICLDSLDEDLTAPSLDSISQALAILGNAAKGLAHGDSPPSPDGPKTATNPSTHHASPILQQQKKNSVSTPSSNAPHYISTSSSSSTSLSRPSSIASSPLPSVRVDGMGVIKGTVQAHRHSVLNTQRTLGVGVAKANSPASASPPKPRPPPTASPLVAPGSKMGVSTPPSGLLKGSNNNKANSGDTLIITSPQSRPHALPSQSHMTPKTFQSPRLPQTPQSKSSPSLSQTLPGVQSQPRPQSNFITPMHATLTKSTHSSIPPIVKLTPRTPSPAVTTTTSVSPSISQSPRSQATPPIHQYTPKSAAGFRPPFSGAQGGVTKPGQGSYTPPGGQKTPINNSTTNTSLINTISISKHSGSSASPTTASANPGQRQRPGGGTSQGAKPVASVPSSSVSSQLPQVSTAGSGGLLGSASSLPLGFGMLGGLVPVSLPFQFPPLLNLPQLGAAGSGAAASGSAASSNAPFSTLTQNVSQSQGGDAKRKTL
- the ubn2b gene encoding ubinuclein-2b isoform X1; amino-acid sequence: MAEPRKVPFVTISSFNTSPPTPESSKKRRREDEAIDITFGKDGGGSAAAVGSGGGGGLFGNTKGGDAETEEVKPTVRLNLPLTEPNERASAEFNYGELVNSTLSQVKLAGSAVPKGLTPPLDPNDPFADDDRERREVEELARKFENKYGGGPKKKKKDRMQDLIDIGYGYDETDPFIDNSEAYDELVPASLTTKHGGFYINTGTLQFRAASDSEGENAGTEDNHFKKMKDGEERVIKKRRKKQEGGILEDKKPRKNKVPKTGVSALNVHRPEKKKRKKLMKDSLHLANMLRRFTREKEEMRKKNLAAAGLPRPHTKVPNANSALLNTHSKAAGGNDCNMADLTADPAVMSLLGSANNDILQDMMGDLDFGMLDSPQPSSPVQGENGAFGMAHKAGGSRVTQGSVMTPPPLPGGLPAPLTKRIEDLRAASRLFDEEGRKKFFTLDMNNILLDIELQVQEQPAEVRSAVYSHLEAFVPCNKEALLKRLKKLSLNIQDDRLRTPLLKLKLAVCSVMPEQIARYNMDCIAKVAKQQSEEGEKNGSEDDDEEKPGKRVMGPRKKFLWDDKLRSLLCTLVRVKLSCYELEGKNSLSLEDYLKAFMETEVKPLWPKGWMQARMLFKESIMAHGHLTGYTAKKKMVPTPKAKPKEAVWVQRSAPSVGATPSPAAQVAKRPPQSPSEPICLDSLDEDLTAPSLDSISQALAILGNAAKGLAHGDSPPSPDGPKTATNPSTHHASPILQQQKKNSVSTPSSNAPHYISTSSSSSTSLSRPSSIASSPLPSVRVDGMGVIKGTVQAHRHSVLNTQRTLGVGVAKANSPASASPPKPRPPPTASPLVAPGSKMGVSTPPSGLLKGSNNNKANSGDTLIITSPQSRPHALPSQSHMTPKTFQSPRLPQTPQSKSSPSLSQTLPGVQSQPRPQSNFITPMHATLTKSTHSSIPPIVKLTPRTPSPAVTTTTSVSPSISQSPRSQATPPIHQYTPKSAAGFRPPFSGAQGGVTKPGQGSYTPPGGQKTPINNSTTNTSLINTISISKHSGSSASPTTASANPGQRQRPGGGTSQGAKPVASVPSSSVSSQLPQVSTAGSGGLLGSASSLPLGFGMLGGLVPVSLPFQFPPLLNLPQLGAAGSGAAASGSAASSNAPFSTLTQNLYKSLQSGSQVALPPHLQLAFSDVSQSQGGDAKRKTL